The Drosophila nasuta strain 15112-1781.00 chromosome 2R, ASM2355853v1, whole genome shotgun sequence genome segment gttttttctcATCAAATTACACAATTTTTGAGAAAGAAAATTAATCTTTTTTCTTACGAACTAGTTTGAATCTGTCccattaatttgcaattttttttaatttgatgatTTGGAGTGAATTTTGTGTGGTTTTTCGGTTTAATGCTTCATAAAATATTACCTTTAACTTTCGGTTCGGGAACTTAAATTAATGCAGCGTATTTATTAGgaaaactttaactttaaaataattaaaacaaacaagctgcgataaaatttaattaagagCAAAGTTGCAAGAAATTGTTTCGTTacaatactttaaataaatataccgtatGAATAACTTCATTTAGTATTCTATATAGCAAAAATCGCTACtcttacaatttgtttttttttttcagtttcccaaattatagctctctcttatagtctctgagatctaaaTGTTCATACGGGCAGATGAACACATTGATAGACATGAGCAATAATAGCAACCACTACAGGATGTCATACAGGACAATTCAATTAGCTTTATAcgagtatttattaaattattcgtttttttacGAAGTGaactatatttttagaattagAATAATAGCTTTTAAAGCTTTgctatttgtaaatattaattgatattacacatattttgacaatatttGGCAGACAAGAATTTCCTTTACAATTGGGAATACATAcaatagttttaaaatttcttttgcttttcagtAATTTCATGGTTTTTGGGCCACACATAGGCGTGTATGAAAAAGTTGGTAAACATGATGAACATGATTACTGACATGAAGATCACCATGTAGATGAGAAATCGGGAGACCTCACATTTCGGTTGAATCAATGTCCAAATGCAATGCACAAAGATGATGACAAACTGAACCATCTGAAGGATTGTAATGTATTGTTTCCACCAGAgtttacgcttgttattcggtCGCTGTGATGCAAAGTAATAGTAGCTATACATGATGATATGGACGAATAGATTGAGGATTCCTGTGACAATAATGTGGCCACCGAACCCATTGAatcttattataaaatatccAGAAATTGGCATATATAGATGATGAAGTAAATGTAGAGCCGAGATCTGTTTGTAATTCTTTCTGAGTACAATGAAAACAGTGTCTAGCAAAtcgataaatttgttgatgTAATATGCATATGATAGCAGGCGATCGGTGTTTTTCAAGGGGTTATCTGATGCCATTACTGTTAGGCAGCTTAGATTGTGAGGCCTAAATGTGATGAGATAATAAACTGCCTGAAAGGAGACAGGGGTTACATTAGTTTTCAAAGTCCTACTCAATCTCACTCACCCCAAGAAAGAGTATGCTGTTATAGAGGACTTGCATGAAGTTATAGATTTGAAGCACTCTTTGAAGCTTGAACGCTTCCCGATTGTCCATAAACTTGCGGCCTAGTTTAAGCACAAATAACAGATATGAAGATATTATGAAGAGCATAGGCCAAGGACTTGAGCAGAGGATCAGCTGAGTGGGATCAGCATGCGGTCTGTGAAAAATATTGACTATATATTGGTATATGAGTTCCATTCTGAGTCCGTGTTCATTTTAGTTAAGCACCTCCAATGCTTTAAAGCTTTATTGGTTTATgtatttaagtaatttaaatgtCCAATACAGATTACGTTTATTTATATAAGGCATCTAAATgtattagtatttaatttatataatctaatttattaattactttGTGTATTGattattaaactaaaattcaTAAACTTTTGACGTTGATTTCCAAGAAAATAAGATTTTAGACATATTTGTTGAACATTGTAATTTTCTGTCAATTAAGACTccgaaatatgaaataataaatgatgaacattaaatttcacaaatttcTTCAAGATTTCAAATAGTGTGGTTAATCATGAGATGTATTAGACTGCTTCCACTTTGCATTTTACCTTATAGCCATATTCTGGGAGAAAATTTAGTAGTAAGTTAACattgtagtatatataaagatatttACAACTTCATTTCATCTGTGTTTTACAGTGGAAAGCAAAAATGGTAT includes the following:
- the LOC132785525 gene encoding elongation of very long chain fatty acids protein F-like, translated to MELIYQYIVNIFHRPHADPTQLILCSSPWPMLFIISSYLLFVLKLGRKFMDNREAFKLQRVLQIYNFMQVLYNSILFLGAVYYLITFRPHNLSCLTVMASDNPLKNTDRLLSYAYYINKFIDLLDTVFIVLRKNYKQISALHLLHHLYMPISGYFIIRFNGFGGHIIVTGILNLFVHIIMYSYYYFASQRPNNKRKLWWKQYITILQMVQFVIIFVHCIWTLIQPKCEVSRFLIYMVIFMSVIMFIMFTNFFIHAYVWPKNHEITEKQKKF